In Allomuricauda ruestringensis DSM 13258, the following proteins share a genomic window:
- the rplF gene encoding 50S ribosomal protein L6 — MSRIGNSPVKIPDGVTIEVKDSVVTVKGKLGELTQEFSGIDIKVEDRSVVLERPSDDNKHKSKHGLYRALINNMVEGVTNGWTKELELVGVGYRASNQGQKLDLALGFSHNIVLDIAPEVKIETISEKGKNPIVKLTSHDKQLVGQVAAKIRGFRKPEPYKGKGVKFVGEQLRRKAGKSA, encoded by the coding sequence ATGTCAAGAATAGGTAACAGTCCAGTTAAAATTCCTGATGGAGTCACTATAGAAGTAAAAGATTCCGTTGTTACTGTAAAAGGTAAATTGGGAGAACTTACCCAAGAGTTTTCAGGGATTGACATTAAAGTCGAGGACCGAAGCGTTGTTTTGGAAAGACCTTCCGATGACAATAAACACAAATCAAAGCATGGGTTATACCGCGCTCTTATCAATAATATGGTAGAAGGTGTGACCAATGGATGGACCAAAGAGTTGGAACTTGTAGGGGTTGGTTACAGAGCTAGCAATCAAGGACAAAAATTGGATTTGGCCCTAGGGTTTTCTCATAACATTGTTCTGGATATCGCTCCCGAAGTAAAAATCGAGACCATCTCGGAAAAAGGGAAAAACCCTATCGTAAAACTAACATCTCACGACAAACAATTGGTGGGTCAGGTAGCCGCTAAAATTAGAGGTTTCCGTAAGCCAGAGCCTTACAAAGGAAAAGGTGTGAAGTTTGTAGGTGAGCAATTAAGAAGAAAAGCAGGTAAATCAGCTTAA
- the rplX gene encoding 50S ribosomal protein L24, which translates to MKLKIKTGDTVKVIAGDHKGSEGKVLKVDREKNKAIVEGINEVSKHEKPSANNPQGGITKKEAPIHISNLSLIDPKSGEATRIGYEVRDGKKVRFSKKSNEVI; encoded by the coding sequence ATGAAGTTGAAAATAAAAACAGGGGACACGGTAAAAGTCATTGCGGGAGACCACAAAGGCAGCGAAGGCAAAGTGCTTAAAGTAGACCGTGAAAAGAACAAAGCTATCGTAGAAGGCATCAACGAGGTGTCCAAACACGAAAAGCCAAGTGCGAACAACCCTCAAGGAGGCATAACAAAAAAGGAAGCCCCAATACATATTTCCAATCTTTCCTTGATCGATCCAAAATCTGGTGAAGCCACTCGAATAGGATACGAAGTAAGGGATGGAAAGAAAGTAAGGTTTTCCAAAAAATCCAATGAAGTAATTTAG
- the rpsM gene encoding 30S ribosomal protein S13 → MARIAGVDIPKQKRGVISLTYIFGIGKSRAQEILAAAQVSEDTKVSDWTDDEIGKIREAVGAYTIEGELRSETSMNIKRLMDIGCYRGIRHRSGLPLRGQRTKNNSRTRKGKRKTVANKKKATK, encoded by the coding sequence ATGGCAAGAATTGCAGGGGTAGATATACCTAAACAAAAGCGTGGCGTTATTTCGCTTACCTACATCTTCGGTATAGGTAAAAGTAGGGCGCAAGAAATTTTGGCAGCAGCCCAAGTAAGTGAAGATACCAAAGTTTCGGATTGGACCGATGATGAAATCGGAAAAATCAGGGAAGCTGTTGGAGCTTACACAATTGAAGGTGAACTTCGCTCAGAAACCTCAATGAACATCAAACGTTTGATGGACATTGGTTGTTACCGTGGAATTCGTCACAGATCAGGATTGCCATTAAGAGGTCAACGTACCAAAAATAACTCTAGGACCAGAAAAGGAAAAAGAAAAACAGTTGCCAACAAGAAAAAAGCAACTAAATAA
- the ykgO gene encoding type B 50S ribosomal protein L36, with protein MKVRASIKKRSADCKIVRRKGRLYVINKKNPRFKQRQG; from the coding sequence ATGAAAGTAAGAGCATCAATAAAGAAGAGAAGTGCCGACTGCAAGATTGTTCGCAGAAAGGGCAGATTGTACGTAATCAACAAAAAGAATCCTAGATTTAAACAAAGACAAGGGTAA
- the rpsE gene encoding 30S ribosomal protein S5 encodes MYQNYKNVEIVKPGGLELKDRLVGVQRVTKVTKGGRAFGFSAIVVVGDENGVVGHGLGKSKDVATAIAKAIEDAKKNLVRIPLNKGTLPHEQKGKYGGARVYIKPASHGTGVIAGGAVRAVLEAVGVQDVLSKSQGSSNPHNVVKATFDALLQLRSADTVAKQRGVSLEKVFKG; translated from the coding sequence ATGTACCAGAATTACAAAAACGTAGAGATAGTAAAGCCAGGTGGACTGGAGTTGAAAGACCGTTTGGTTGGAGTACAACGTGTTACCAAGGTAACAAAAGGTGGTAGAGCCTTTGGTTTTTCGGCAATAGTTGTAGTTGGTGATGAAAACGGAGTTGTCGGACATGGTTTGGGAAAATCCAAAGATGTTGCCACGGCTATCGCCAAAGCTATAGAGGATGCCAAGAAAAACTTGGTGCGTATTCCATTGAACAAAGGAACGCTTCCTCACGAGCAAAAAGGAAAATACGGTGGAGCACGCGTATACATCAAGCCTGCATCTCACGGTACCGGGGTAATCGCCGGTGGAGCCGTAAGAGCCGTATTGGAAGCAGTAGGTGTACAGGATGTATTGTCTAAATCACAAGGATCTTCCAACCCGCACAACGTAGTAAAAGCTACTTTCGATGCATTGTTGCAATTGAGAAGTGCAGATACCGTTGCAAAGCAAAGAGGAGTTTCTTTGGAAAAAGTCTTTAAAGGATAA
- the rpsK gene encoding 30S ribosomal protein S11 gives MAKASTKTAKKRKVVVESTGEAHVVASFNNIIISLTNKKGDVISWSSAGKMGFRGSKKNTPYAAQIAAEDCAKVAHEAGLRKVKVYVKGPGNGRESAIRSIHNSGIEVTEIVDVTPLPHNGCRPPKRRRV, from the coding sequence ATGGCAAAGGCAAGTACTAAAACAGCTAAAAAGCGCAAAGTAGTCGTAGAATCTACCGGAGAGGCGCACGTTGTTGCATCTTTCAACAACATCATTATTTCACTTACCAATAAGAAAGGTGATGTTATTTCATGGTCTTCCGCTGGAAAAATGGGATTCCGAGGCTCTAAAAAGAACACTCCTTACGCTGCCCAGATAGCAGCAGAGGATTGTGCCAAGGTGGCTCACGAAGCAGGATTGAGAAAAGTGAAGGTGTATGTAAAAGGACCAGGTAACGGAAGGGAATCTGCTATCCGTTCCATTCACAACTCGGGTATCGAGGTAACGGAGATTGTAGATGTTACCCCACTTCCACACAATGGTTGTAGACCCCCTAAAAGAAGAAGAGTTTAA
- the rpsH gene encoding 30S ribosomal protein S8 yields MLTDPISDYLTRLRNASKAGHRVVDIPGSNLKRQITKILFDQGYILSYKFEEDKVQGNIKIALKYDKFTKEPIIKKLQRVSKPGLRKYSNSNDLPRVLNGLGIAIVSTSHGVMTSKQAQQEKVGGEVLCYVY; encoded by the coding sequence ATGCTTACAGATCCAATTTCAGATTATTTGACCAGATTGAGAAATGCCAGCAAGGCAGGTCATAGGGTTGTAGATATCCCCGGTTCCAATCTTAAAAGACAGATTACCAAAATATTGTTCGATCAAGGCTATATTTTGAGCTATAAATTCGAGGAAGATAAAGTACAGGGCAACATAAAAATCGCCCTTAAGTACGATAAATTTACCAAGGAGCCTATCATTAAAAAATTGCAGCGGGTAAGTAAGCCCGGTCTGCGCAAGTATTCGAACTCTAACGATTTGCCTAGAGTATTGAATGGTTTGGGTATCGCTATCGTTTCTACTTCTCATGGAGTAATGACAAGTAAGCAGGCCCAGCAAGAGAAAGTAGGTGGCGAGGTATTGTGCTACGTATATTAA
- the rpmD gene encoding 50S ribosomal protein L30: MSKIKVTQVKSGIKKPQNQKRTLEALGLHKIGQVVEHESTPSILGMVNKVKHLVSTEEA, encoded by the coding sequence ATGTCAAAGATTAAAGTTACACAAGTAAAGAGCGGCATCAAAAAGCCACAGAACCAAAAAAGAACTTTGGAGGCTCTTGGATTGCACAAAATCGGACAGGTAGTTGAACACGAATCAACTCCTAGTATCCTTGGAATGGTAAATAAGGTAAAACACTTGGTTTCCACAGAGGAAGCTTAA
- the rplO gene encoding 50S ribosomal protein L15: MDLNNLKPADGAVHKEGKRVGRGEGSGKGGTSTRGHKGAKSRSGYSKKIGFEGGQMPLQRRVPKFGFTNMNRKEYTGINLGKLQELVDKGAVKKEVTLETLIENGLAHKNDLVKILGDGELKSSLKVSVHKFTASAKAAIESAGGEAISL; this comes from the coding sequence ATGGATTTGAATAATCTAAAACCAGCGGATGGCGCTGTGCACAAAGAAGGAAAACGTGTAGGACGAGGAGAAGGTTCCGGCAAAGGAGGCACTTCTACCCGTGGGCACAAAGGAGCCAAGTCTAGATCTGGATATTCCAAAAAAATTGGTTTTGAAGGTGGTCAGATGCCATTGCAAAGACGTGTACCCAAGTTCGGTTTCACCAACATGAACAGAAAAGAGTACACAGGTATCAATTTGGGCAAACTTCAGGAATTGGTGGACAAAGGTGCTGTGAAAAAAGAAGTTACTTTGGAAACACTTATTGAAAACGGTTTGGCCCACAAAAACGATTTGGTAAAGATTTTGGGCGATGGTGAATTGAAATCATCTCTTAAAGTATCGGTACATAAATTTACTGCTTCCGCAAAAGCTGCCATCGAGTCAGCAGGAGGTGAAGCAATAAGTTTATAA
- the infA gene encoding translation initiation factor IF-1: MAKQPAIEQDGTIIEALSNAMFRVELENGHVVTAHISGKMRMHYIKLLPGDKVKLEMSPYDLTKARITYRY; this comes from the coding sequence ATGGCAAAGCAACCAGCAATAGAACAAGATGGGACTATTATTGAAGCATTGTCTAATGCAATGTTCAGGGTAGAATTAGAAAATGGGCACGTGGTAACGGCGCACATTTCCGGGAAAATGCGTATGCACTACATTAAGCTGCTTCCTGGGGATAAAGTAAAGTTGGAGATGAGTCCATACGATTTAACAAAAGCAAGAATTACTTATAGATACTAG
- the rplE gene encoding 50S ribosomal protein L5, which yields MSYIPRLKQEYKERVIKALTDEFGYKNVMQVPKLQKIVVSRGVGAAVSDKKLIDHAVDELTNITGQKAVATLSKKDVATFKLRKGMPIGAKVTLRGERMYEFLDRLITSALPRVRDFSGVKATGFDGRGNYNLGVTEQIIFPEINIDRINRINGMDITFVTSAETDKEAKSLLTELGVPFKKN from the coding sequence ATGAGTTACATTCCAAGATTAAAGCAAGAATATAAGGAGCGCGTGATCAAAGCGCTAACTGATGAATTTGGTTACAAAAACGTAATGCAAGTTCCTAAGTTGCAAAAAATAGTGGTTAGCCGTGGAGTCGGAGCTGCTGTTTCCGACAAAAAGTTGATTGATCATGCCGTGGACGAATTGACCAACATTACAGGTCAAAAAGCGGTCGCTACCCTTTCCAAGAAAGACGTTGCTACGTTCAAATTGAGAAAAGGAATGCCGATTGGTGCAAAAGTGACCCTTAGAGGAGAGCGCATGTACGAATTTTTGGATAGATTGATTACCAGTGCCCTTCCCAGGGTACGTGATTTCTCTGGAGTAAAAGCTACAGGGTTCGATGGTAGAGGAAACTACAATTTGGGAGTTACCGAACAAATCATCTTTCCAGAAATCAATATAGACAGAATCAACAGAATCAACGGAATGGACATCACGTTTGTTACTTCTGCTGAAACTGATAAAGAAGCAAAATCATTGTTAACCGAACTGGGAGTACCCTTTAAAAAGAACTAG
- the rpsN gene encoding 30S ribosomal protein S14 produces the protein MAKESMKARERKRAKMVEKYAEKRKALKEAGDYEALQKLPKNASPVRMRNRCKLTGRPRGYMRTFGLSRVMFREMANKGLIPGVKKASW, from the coding sequence ATGGCCAAGGAATCAATGAAAGCCCGTGAAAGAAAAAGGGCTAAAATGGTAGAAAAATACGCCGAGAAAAGAAAGGCTCTAAAAGAGGCGGGAGATTATGAGGCTTTGCAGAAGTTGCCAAAGAACGCTTCTCCTGTTCGCATGAGAAACCGTTGCAAGTTGACCGGTAGACCTCGTGGTTACATGAGAACTTTTGGGCTATCCAGGGTAATGTTTAGGGAAATGGCCAATAAGGGTTTGATTCCGGGAGTTAAAAAGGCAAGTTGGTAA
- the secY gene encoding preprotein translocase subunit SecY — MKKFIETISNIWKIDELRQRIILTLGLLLVYRFGAQVVLPGIDTTQLAELSSQTENGILGILNAFTGGAFANASVFALGIMPYISASIVVQLMGIAIPYLQKLQKEGESGRKTINQITRWLTIGICIVQAPAYLYGLGALGVPDSAFVLGKGLDFIVPAVIILVTGCVFAMWLGEKITDKGIGNGISLLIMVGIIATLPQAFAQEFVSRTTNNTGGIMFMLIEVIVWFLVILASVYLTMAVRQIPVQYARRTASGGYEKNVMGARQYIPLKLNASGVMPIIFAQAIMFAPSLIGRTFNDTAAGQWMEVQFADIFGLAYNILFAVLIIIFTYFYTAITVPTNKMADDLKRSGGFIPGIRPGKETGNYLDKIMSLITLPGSVFLAMLAVLPAVVVKLMDVQAGWALFYGGTSLLIMVGVAIDTVQQVNSYLLNRHYDGLMKTGKNRKVA; from the coding sequence ATGAAGAAATTTATTGAGACCATATCAAATATCTGGAAGATTGATGAACTGAGACAACGTATCATCCTTACATTGGGACTATTATTGGTTTACCGATTTGGAGCTCAAGTTGTTCTTCCTGGTATTGATACTACCCAATTGGCGGAATTATCCTCGCAGACTGAAAACGGTATCTTGGGAATTCTTAATGCTTTTACGGGTGGTGCTTTTGCGAATGCCTCGGTATTCGCTTTGGGTATTATGCCCTACATCTCCGCATCCATTGTGGTACAGTTGATGGGAATTGCAATTCCTTATCTTCAAAAACTACAAAAGGAAGGCGAAAGTGGTAGAAAAACCATCAATCAGATTACCCGTTGGTTAACCATCGGTATCTGTATTGTTCAAGCCCCGGCATATCTGTACGGTCTTGGTGCCTTAGGTGTGCCAGATAGTGCATTTGTTTTGGGTAAAGGTTTGGATTTTATCGTTCCAGCTGTTATCATATTGGTAACAGGATGTGTGTTTGCCATGTGGTTGGGTGAAAAAATCACCGACAAGGGTATCGGAAACGGTATATCCCTATTGATTATGGTGGGAATCATTGCAACATTGCCACAGGCATTTGCGCAAGAATTTGTTTCAAGAACCACCAACAACACAGGAGGAATCATGTTCATGTTGATTGAGGTGATAGTTTGGTTCTTGGTAATCTTGGCCAGTGTTTACCTAACAATGGCAGTTAGACAAATTCCGGTTCAGTACGCAAGAAGAACAGCTTCTGGCGGATACGAAAAGAACGTTATGGGAGCACGTCAGTACATTCCACTTAAGTTGAATGCATCTGGAGTAATGCCCATTATCTTTGCACAGGCTATTATGTTCGCACCAAGTTTAATAGGTAGAACATTTAACGATACAGCTGCAGGTCAGTGGATGGAAGTACAGTTCGCCGATATTTTTGGATTGGCCTACAACATCCTATTTGCAGTATTGATTATAATATTCACATATTTCTATACAGCGATCACCGTGCCCACCAACAAAATGGCAGATGATCTGAAGAGAAGTGGTGGTTTCATCCCGGGCATACGTCCAGGAAAAGAAACAGGAAACTATTTGGACAAGATAATGTCCTTGATCACATTACCTGGTTCCGTCTTTTTGGCAATGTTGGCCGTGTTGCCCGCAGTTGTTGTAAAATTGATGGATGTACAGGCCGGTTGGGCATTGTTTTATGGAGGTACATCACTATTGATTATGGTTGGTGTAGCAATAGATACTGTACAGCAAGTAAACTCTTATTTGTTGAACAGGCATTACGACGGCTTAATGAAAACCGGTAAAAACAGAAAAGTAGCATAA
- the rplR gene encoding 50S ribosomal protein L18, whose product MGLSKTERKLRIRRRIRKVSFGTEARPRLSVFRSNKEIYAQLIDDDKGVTLAAASSRDKDVDAKGSKSEVATNVGKAIAEKALKLGFEAVAFDRGGNLYHGRIKSLAEGAREAGLKF is encoded by the coding sequence ATGGGATTATCTAAGACTGAAAGAAAATTACGCATCCGAAGAAGAATACGAAAAGTATCCTTCGGAACTGAAGCAAGACCAAGGTTGTCTGTATTCAGAAGCAATAAAGAAATATACGCACAGTTGATTGACGACGATAAAGGTGTAACTTTGGCGGCGGCTTCATCCAGAGACAAGGATGTCGATGCCAAAGGATCTAAATCCGAAGTAGCGACCAACGTGGGTAAGGCCATAGCGGAAAAAGCGCTTAAGCTTGGTTTTGAAGCCGTAGCTTTTGATAGGGGTGGAAACCTATATCACGGAAGAATAAAATCATTGGCCGAAGGAGCTAGGGAAGCAGGACTAAAATTCTAA